The following proteins are co-located in the Pseudomonas fluorescens genome:
- a CDS encoding lipopolysaccharide assembly protein LapA domain-containing protein, translated as MRGVKRAVLVLVALVIALVVLGFVLENQQSVSLSFFGWGTAQMPVAVFVVAALIIGMLIGPLLGVGISRSRRQKSSTTGRI; from the coding sequence ATGCGTGGGGTTAAGCGCGCTGTCCTGGTGCTGGTGGCATTGGTTATTGCACTGGTGGTTTTAGGCTTTGTGTTGGAAAACCAACAAAGCGTCTCCCTTTCGTTTTTCGGTTGGGGCACTGCGCAGATGCCCGTAGCGGTCTTTGTCGTGGCGGCGCTGATCATTGGCATGCTGATTGGTCCACTGCTCGGCGTTGGGATTTCGCGTAGCCGGCGGCAGAAATCGAGCACAACGGGACGCATCTAG
- the ihfB gene encoding integration host factor subunit beta, producing the protein MTKSELIERIVTHQGLLSSKDVELAIKTMLEQMSQCLATGDRIEIRGFGSFSLHYRAPRVGRNPKTGQSVSLDGKFVPHFKPGKELRDRVNEDEEEGV; encoded by the coding sequence ATGACGAAGTCGGAGTTGATCGAACGAATTGTCACCCATCAAGGGCTGCTTTCATCCAAGGATGTGGAGCTGGCTATCAAGACTATGCTCGAACAGATGTCCCAATGTCTGGCCACCGGAGACCGAATTGAGATCCGTGGGTTTGGCAGCTTCTCCTTGCACTATCGCGCACCGCGTGTAGGTCGTAACCCGAAGACCGGGCAATCCGTCAGCCTCGACGGTAAGTTTGTGCCTCACTTCAAGCCGGGCAAGGAGCTGCGTGATCGAGTGAACGAAGACGAAGAAGAAGGCGTCTGA